TTTGTAGAGGGACGGATGTTCCAGTGGAAGGGCTGTTGCACATCAGCCGTCTAGGAAAGCATGATTACTTTCATCAGGACGCCGCCAAATTCAGTATTGTGGGTGAACGGACCGGGCAGGAATACCGGATCGGCGATTTCTTAACTGTGGAAGTCGAGAAGATCGATCTGGATCGCCGTGAGTTGGATTTCCGACTGCCCAGTTCTAAAAAGGTGGGAAAGACCTCAAACGCAGGCCCCTCTCGTCAGAAAAATAAAAAGTCGGCCAAGAAGTCTTCGTCAAAAGCGAAGCCGAACACGAAGAAGAAAAGCCGGAAGGTAAAATCACAACGCAGCAAGAAGAAAAAGAGAAAATAATCGTAAAGGTCAAAGGAGGAGCGGAGATCAATCGGCGTCTATCCGATGTAAAGAGAACAGAGGCGAGTAAAACATTAATTTGCCTCCAGATGAGGCGGAATGAATGGATATTCGGATGTTTCGATTGAAATCAGTCCGTCTTGCTCTAGAACTCAATGAAGAATGCCTGATATTTGGAAAAGCATCCAAGTTTATAATTAGGTAAAGATTGATGTTCCAAGGCAAAGAAATATAATAACTTAAGTAGTATCAGAAATCTGACTGCCCTTCCGTTGAGTCAGAACAGATTCAGAGCGAAAGGCTGTGAGCAGGGCGCTCAGATAAGATTTTCATATCACAAAATAGTTCACAGGATCGCCTCAGGGTAACCGGGCGAGAGCTTGATTATGGTGACGAAATTGAGTGAGAAACAACAGGCATCTCCGTCAACAGGCGGAAAATCAGCTACGAAATGGTTGATGACTTTACTCTCCTCTTCCATTGGTCAGAAGTTCGTGATGGGGATCACCGGGCTTTTACTGTGTAGCTTTCTGGTCGTGCATTTAGCGGGCAATCTGCTCGTGTATGTCGGGGCGGATTCTTACAATAACTACGCCCACGAATTGCATAGCATGATGCTGTTACCAGTTGCCGAAACCGGGCTGTTTCTGTTGTTGTTCGTGCATATTGCCCTGGCATTCAAATTGACTCGTGACAATCGCGAAGCACGTCATATCAGTTATCAGCAGACACAGAGCAAGATTGAGGAACCACCATCCATTTTCGGTCGCACTCCGATGGGACGGACCAGTTCCTGGATGTTTATTTCCGGTTCGATCATTCTGGCATTTCTGGTCATGCATATGATTGATATGAAATTGCAGGCGAATCCCACAGTCGATTACAAGGATGCAACACCTTACGGTATTATCATTCAGGTACTGGGTAGCAGTCTGAGTGCCCCCATTTATATTGTGGGAACGATTGTTCTTGGATTCCATTTATCGCACGGTTTCTGGAGTGCATTCCAGTCACTGGGTTTGAATCATCCCAAATATATGCCGCTGATCAAAAAACTGGCCATCCTGTTTGCGATTGTGATTGCCGTTGGTTTTGTCAGCTTGCCGATCTGGGGATATTTCATTCATTGATTCCAATCACTCAAGTATGTTTGTTGTCACAGCTCATTCTTTAGTTTAACAGTTTCCGTTTTGAAGGTTGATATCATGGCCGAGGCGGCTACGACGGTTTTAAATTCTCGCGTTCCTGAAGGTCCGATGGCCCAGAAATGGGACCGCTGCAAACAGGAAATGAAGCTGGTTAACCCGGCGAATAAACGGAAGAAGAAAATCATCGTTGTCGGGACTGGATTGGCGGGTGCTTCTGCGGCCGCTTCTTTGGCGGAGCTGGGCTATCAGGTGCAGTCGTTCTGCTTCCAGGATTCTCCGAGGCGTGCTCACAGTATCGCCGCTCAGGGGGGAATCAACGCCGCCAAGAATTACCCGAATGACGGCGACAGCGTCTGGCGGTTATTTTACGATACCGTCAAAGGGGGCGACTATCGCAGCCGTGAGGCCAACGTACATCGACTGGCACAAGTCAGTAATAACATTATCGATCAGTGTGCAGCCCAGGGAGTTCCTTTTGCCCGCGATTATGGCGGATCTCTGGCAAACCGCTCTTTCGGCGGAGCTCAGGTTTCGCGAACGTTTTATGCACGCGGTCAAACGGGCCAGCAGTTGCTGCTGGGAGCCTACAGTGCGTTAATGCGACAGGTCGGTGCCGGGCGGATTGAATTATTACCCAGGCGAGAAATGCTGGATCTGGTTGTGATTGACGGCGTCGCACGCGGCATTATTGTGCGGAACCTGATCACGGGCGAATTTGAAAAATATTCGGCAGACTGTGTCTTGCTTTGTACGGGCGGTTATGGAAACGCCTTCTATCTTTCGACGAATGCCAAAGGTTCTAATGTAACCGCTGCCTGGCGGTGCCACAAGCGGGGCGCTTTCTTTGCCAATCCCTGTTACACACAGATCCATCCGACCTGTATTCCCGTCAGTGGCGATTATCAGTCTAAACTGACGCTGATGAGTGAAAGTCTGCGAAACGACGGTCGGGTCTGGGTGCCTCAAGAACAAGGGGATAAGCGTCGCGGGAATGAGATTCCTGATGCAGAGCGGGATTACTATCTCGAGCGTCGTTATCCTGCGTTTGGAAACCTGGTGCCGCGTGATGTGGCTTCTCGGGCTGCAAAAGAACGCTGTGATGCTGGCTATGGCGTCGGTGCGACGGGCCAGGCGGTCTTCCTCGATTTCCGGGACGCCATTGCCCGTGACGGAAGACATGTGATCGAAGCGAAGTACGGCAACCTGTTCCACATGTATGCCAAGATTACCGGCGAAGACCCGTATCAGGTTCCGATGCGAATCTATCCCGCTGTCCATTATACGATGGGAGGCTTGTGGGTCGATTATCATCTGCAAAGTACGATCCCGGGCTTGTTTGTTCTGGGAGAAGCCAACTTTTCTGATCATGGTGCCAATCGTCTGGGAGCTTCGGCTTTGATGCAGGGACTGGCAGACGGTTATTTTGTGGCTCCCTATACGACAGGTCACTTCCTCGCTTCACACAGCTTGCCTTCTGTTTCAACGGACGATGAAGCTTTCACGGCTGCAATGGCAAATGCACAGGATCGGAATGCGAAAATTCTGGGAATCCAGGGCACGCGTTCGTCTGATAGTATTCATCGAGAACTGGGGCATATCCTCTGGGAATATTGTGGTATGTCGCGCGAACGCCAGGGGCTGGAAACGGCCATGGGTAAGATTCGTGATCTGCGAGATGAGTTCTGGTCCAGTATCAAAGTTATTGGCGAGGGGCAGCAGTTGAATCAGAATCTGGAACACGCCGGTCGTCTGGCCGACTTCCTGGAGTTTGGTGAGCTGATGGTGCGAGATGCACTGGTGCGTGAAGAGTCCTGCGGTGGTCATTTCCGTGAAGAACATCAGACTGCCGATAATGAAGCAAAACGTGACGATGAGAATTTCTGTCATGTCTCGGCTTGGGAGTTTACTGAGGTCGGAAAAGAACCAGTGGAACATCGTGAGCATTTAGAATTTGTCGAAGTACCTCTGACTACGAGGAGTTATAAATAATGAGCGAGACTTTGAATCTGACGCTCAAAGTTTGGCGACAGCCAGGACCTGATGCTGCAGGGCGTTATGTCGAATACAAACTGACCGACATTTCCACGCATATGTCGTTTCTGGAGATGCTGGATGTGCTGAACGAGCAGTTGCATGAAAAAGGCGAAGAGATGATTGCCTTTGACCATGACTGTCGTGAAGGCATCTGCGGCATGTGCAGCCTGATGATTAACGGTCAGGCGCACGGCCCTGATTCAGGCACGACCACCTGCCAGTTGCATATGCGACGTTTCAAAAATGGCGATACCATTGTGATAGAACCTTGGCGTGCCAAGGCATTTCCTGTCGTACGCGACCTGGTCGTAGATCGCAGTGCCTTTGATCGCATTATCGAAAAAGGGGGCTTCATTTCGGTCAGTACCGGGAATGCCCCTGAAGCCAATGCAATTCCGGTACCCGCGCATATTCAGGAAACAGCCATGGATGCGGCTGCCTGCATTGGCTGTGGTGCCTGTGCAGCAGCCTGTAAGAATGCTTCTGCGATGTTATTTGTGTCTGCGAAAGTGTCGCATCTCTCCACGCTGCCTCAAGGTGAGCCGGAACGTGCTTCCCGAGTGGAAAACATGGTGGCACAGATGGATCTGGAAGGCTTTGGAAATTGTACGAATACGGAAGAGTGCCAGGCTGCTTGTCCTGCGGAAATTTCCGTGTCGAACATTGCCCGTCTGAATCGGGAATATCTGCGTGCCAAGCTCTGCTCCAAAGAGTAGCGTTAGCAGGATTGAAACTCAAATTTTCAAAGCGAGGTTTTCATCCAGAAGGTCTCGCTTTTTTTCTGCGCCGAGTTTTAGAAAATTTAGATTCTGTCTGCCTGATGATTGCGTGATCGCAGACAAGCTTCCACAATAGAACAGCCTCGTTAAGACTGTGTCCAGTTTTACTGTAGCGTCTCCAGGGCCATTTGGACCGAGTATATTTGATTGAGAGACGCTATGATAAAATGCGATGCGCTCTAGAAATAGACCCCGTTTTATTTCCAGCAAAAATTCTGTTCAGAGCAGAAATAAAAAGAGAGAAATCCCGTGTCTGATTCATTGTTATCTACTGCCTGTCATCAATGGCATGTTGACCATGGTGGTCGCATGGTCGATTTTGCTGGCTGGGAAATGCCCCTGCTGTATTCCAATATTACCGCAGAACATCATGCTGTTCGAAAAACGGCCGGGTTGTTTGATATTGCCCATATGGGGCGTCTGTTTTTTTCCGGTCCGGATGCCTGCCGATTTCTGGATCGGCTGCTGACGAACAATGTGGAATCCCTCAAGCCGGGGCAGATTCGGTATTCGCTGGTGACGAACGAAGCAGGCGGAATTCTGGATGATGTGTTGGTTTACCGGTTTTCCGATTTTTATCTGCTGGTCGTCAACGCATCCAATCGTCTGAAAATTGTGGAGTGGATCGAGAAACAGCGAGCGGGCTTTGATGTTCAGATTGATGACCGGACCTGCGACAAATTCATGCTGGCTCTACAGGGACCTGAATCACTGGGCGTGTTGAACCCCCTGGCTGAAGCCGATCTGAGCGAGATCAAATATTATTATGGCGTGGAAACTCAGGTTTTAGGCGTTGATGCACTTGTCAGCCGAACCGGATATACGGGCGAAGACGGCTTTGAAGTCGTGCTGGATCAAGGACAGGCAGTCACGCTGTGGGAGCGTTTGATTGCGGACGGAGAGTCCGTCGGACTTGTTCCTGCAGGCTTAGGCTGTCGGGATACTTTGAGATTAGAAGCTGCTATGCCCTTGTATGGTCACGAGCTGGATGAGCAAACGGATCCGTTTACGGCTGGTCTGAATTTCGCCGTGAAATTACAGGCAGCCGACTTCATCGGCAAAGAGGCTTTGATTGCCGCCAAAGCCCGCGAAGATCGGAAAGTTCGTGTGGGCTTTACATTGGAAGGAAAACGGGCGGCTCGAGAAGGATGCCCGCTGTTTGAGGGAGATCAGCAGGTCGGGATTGTGACTTCCGGATCTTTTTCTCCAACACTCGATATGCCGATCGGGATGGCTTACGTTGAAGCGAAATTTGCAGAACCAGGACGGACCTTGGAAGCAGACATTCGAGGAAAACGATTTCCTGTCAAGCTGACAGAATTGCCGTTTTATAAACGCGACACTTAAGAAGCCACACTTGCCAGTCGACTGCAGGCTCTGAGATGGCTGCAGCCGAGTATGGTTTTGGGAACTCAGATGAGAAACTTCAGGTCAGTAAGAGCTCACACTAAGTCGGCTTGCTGACGTGGTCTTGATCAGCGAGGACTTCCTTCGCAACATCCTGCACGAAGTTATCGATCTGTTTTTTCTCTTTGGCGGGAGCGGGAGCTCCTGCATTCATGCCGACACCCGGTTTGAAAATGAATGACGGAGCCATGTCGATAATGGCGCCCCAGTAGCTGGTGAAGACCGGGTACTTGACATCCGGGTTCTGCTCCTTGTAGTCGTCCATTTTTTGCAGAAGTAAGTTATGGGCAATCCGAGGATGGCGGTGGTGTGGACCATGTACAAAGATATCAAAATTGAAGTAAGTACATAACCTGGTGATGATATTTGAGCCAACGACAGTACGCGTCCCCAACATCGGATCGTAGCTGCTCATGCCGAGATGCTCGGTAAATTTACGGGTGTTTTGATAGATTCCAGCGAGGTAGTGTGGCAGGAACCAGACCCGCAACAGGCCCCAGATAGCATCATAGTAGGCACAGAGGCCGATGACGGAGCCCCAGAACAAAACCATCGCCATGTACTCATAGCGGATGGCTTTTCGAAGCTTGGGGTCTTTCAGCGGCGAGTCCTTATGCCAGAAAATTCGACCATAAATGTAGGGAGCCATAAACAGACCCAGCAGCAGGTCAAACCAAATGAAAACTCTGCGAAAACCAAGTGAGGTATTCGGATCCGAATAAGGCCAGAGCTCCCAGTCACTCGGCTTATTTAAGTAGGCGTGATGACGAATGTGGCTTTCTCGATAGATCGTGTAAGGTACGAACATCGCTGTTCCCAGCACGCGTCCCAGCCAGATACTGGCATTTTTAGATCCGGACAGAGTGTGGTGAGAACATTCATGAAAGCAGCTGGTCCAGCAGAACAGGCAATAGGACGTAAATAAAGTCCAAAACGCTTGCCAGCCAATCGCATTGCTAGGCCAGTAAACGGCAAGGCACCAAAGTCCAACCAATCCCAGGGGTAAGAATAAAAAACGAGGTATGGTCGTTTTTTCTTCCAGGTCCTTCAGTTCTTGTTCAGTGAATTGTGTGACGGACACGTTTCGCTCCGGGTTTAATAAACTACCAGCACTTTTCTAATATTTTATTTAACCAGTTTGAGTAACACTTACGCGTTACAATAGATACAACTTAAACTAGATAAAATGGTACTCACTGAAAAACGGTGAGTCAACTAATCAGAAATTTCGGCCATTTGGGTTGATTACTGCATCATGTCTTATAATCTCGCGCTCATGATGGCTTTATTTTTGGGATTTTGACGATTCAGGATCAATGCGTGCAATGGGTATTTTACGAAATTTACATTGATCTGGGAGTATACAACCAGCACAAAATCGCACAATAATCTTTCTTATCGGTGAATCATCATTTTCCACTTTTAAAATTCATATATATTGCTAGAAGCCGAACGTCAAATTTTCTCTAATAGTCAGGTGAGAGTCTAAATTCTAGTCAAACCTTTGGCCTTTCAAACCGATAAAAACCTGCATTATCCCAGTTCAACAGGGATGCACCCCATTGTACAGATATTTTTTTGAATCGAGCTCAGGAGTGAAGCCTTTCCGATGGCAGAATTTTCAAATTACCAGAAAGACGTGATCAAACGCTACTATGATAACCGGGATTCGATTGATCAGCAAAAGCTTTCCGAGCTCTGTACCAATCTGTTTTTGGCAGAAGGCAAGAAGAAAGAGAAGCTCTGGGAGCGGGCACGAGAACTGATGGAACGGCTGAATGTGCCACCAACGCGCATTGATCATGTCCTCAAATTAGCGGATCCAGCGATCCTGGCAGAAGTAGTTCAGGATCTGGAATCAGGTGCGATTCAGTAACTCGTAGTCGAGTGATCCTGGTCAGTCGACGGCTTCTTCGAGAGTGGCACAAAGCTCTTCCGGCGCGGCTGCGACATCTTTACTGAGGCTGTGGTTTGCCGTGATTGTATAGACGGTCGCGGTTAAGGTCATGATACACGCTGATGTGTAGAACATTGCTACGATTCCCCAGCGATCAATAATGCTTCCCATGATCGGAGCAAAAATGATGGCTCCCGCATCAAAGAAACCGAGCACGATTGTGGTCCCGGTGCCGCGAAAATGTTTGGGGAATGATTCCGTTCCCAGCGAAACGACGGCAGGAAAGAGCAAGGCGTGCCCAAAGCCGCACAAAATAGAAGGGCCAATCAATTGCCATTCGCGTGTGATGGAAGGCAGAATGAGATGACCGATGGCGTGTCCCATCAAACCCATGGTAATCATTTTATTTCGGCCGACAGTCTCTCCCCAGCGACGCGTCAGAATACGGATGGCAAAGGCAGACGTGGCATATCCGGCAAAGAATGTTCCAATGCCTCCCAGTTCCCGTTGAGTGACGAAGCGGGTTAAGAATACGCTGACCACGGTAAAGCTGAGGCCCATCATGATGGCGATGACCACGACCTGACCTGGCCAGTAGCGGAACAGTAACTGGTGTGCGGCCGGTGTGACTTTGGGCCTGCGATGAACATCATTGCGTGTCACAGCCAGTACGATCAGAAAGTAACAAACGCCCAGGATGGCCGGAATCCCGAACAAGGCATAGAACTGATCATTTCCCGGCGGGAACCATTTCAGCATCCAGTCACTAACCTGCGTACCCAGGATCATTCCCACAAAGCCGCTGCTGCCCAGGCAGCCGATAACTTCTGTTCGACGATGCTGGGGGACTTTTTGTTGAATATGCACGACCGAGCAGGTAAACATACCGGCGATACCTGTCGCAAAAAACGTTCTTAATGCAAAGATTTGCCAGCCCAATGAGCGGCAGAGCGCCATTCCACCGGCCCCGAACACAAAAATGATCGCGGAAATGGCCCAGAGTCGTCGGACTCCATAGCGGTCAATGCCCTGTCCGAGAAAGAAACGGGCAATCAAAGCGACAAAGACGCCACAGCTGACAATATCACCGACGAGTTCTTCGGTTCCCCCCAGGTAAGTAATTAAATCGGCAAAGCGAAATGTCAGGGCGTTTGCGGTAACTAAAATGACATTTGCCAGATAGCAAAGCCAAAACAGCCGATTGTAAATGGGTTCCTCTTCATTCGTGGGAACGACGGGGGTAATAGACATTTGATTTTTTTAATTCAAACTGTAATTGATTGCCGGATTTAAGAGCACTGTATTTTGGAACTCAAACTCTTTTCCGCTCACATCTTAGGTTCAGGTATTCTGATCGCGAGAGAAAAACAGCATGTCCCTCATTTCGATTCAGGAGGCTGAAAAAGGGGGGACAATTGGTAGACACCAGCAGTGGCATCTAAGTTCGTGACCTCAGTGGAGCAGCGACTTTCATCCTGCGGCGGGTCATTCTTGACGAAAGTTCACTCAGCCCTTGTGGATCCATTTTAGCAGATCGGCATGCATCCGTCTAAGGCAGAAATATGAAACTTTGTGGTAGAAGGGGGTGAGAAATGCACTAATGACACGAAAATCGTACCAATTGAGTGCGTCCAGGGAGCCATCGAGTCTTGAATGACTGAGTTAACCCCCAAAAGCGCTGTAGCGTCTGATTCCCCGTTGAAAGGCGATCCGGTTGAGTGAA
This genomic interval from Gimesia alba contains the following:
- a CDS encoding succinate dehydrogenase cytochrome b subunit, with amino-acid sequence MVTKLSEKQQASPSTGGKSATKWLMTLLSSSIGQKFVMGITGLLLCSFLVVHLAGNLLVYVGADSYNNYAHELHSMMLLPVAETGLFLLLFVHIALAFKLTRDNREARHISYQQTQSKIEEPPSIFGRTPMGRTSSWMFISGSIILAFLVMHMIDMKLQANPTVDYKDATPYGIIIQVLGSSLSAPIYIVGTIVLGFHLSHGFWSAFQSLGLNHPKYMPLIKKLAILFAIVIAVGFVSLPIWGYFIH
- a CDS encoding fumarate reductase/succinate dehydrogenase flavoprotein subunit, translating into MAEAATTVLNSRVPEGPMAQKWDRCKQEMKLVNPANKRKKKIIVVGTGLAGASAAASLAELGYQVQSFCFQDSPRRAHSIAAQGGINAAKNYPNDGDSVWRLFYDTVKGGDYRSREANVHRLAQVSNNIIDQCAAQGVPFARDYGGSLANRSFGGAQVSRTFYARGQTGQQLLLGAYSALMRQVGAGRIELLPRREMLDLVVIDGVARGIIVRNLITGEFEKYSADCVLLCTGGYGNAFYLSTNAKGSNVTAAWRCHKRGAFFANPCYTQIHPTCIPVSGDYQSKLTLMSESLRNDGRVWVPQEQGDKRRGNEIPDAERDYYLERRYPAFGNLVPRDVASRAAKERCDAGYGVGATGQAVFLDFRDAIARDGRHVIEAKYGNLFHMYAKITGEDPYQVPMRIYPAVHYTMGGLWVDYHLQSTIPGLFVLGEANFSDHGANRLGASALMQGLADGYFVAPYTTGHFLASHSLPSVSTDDEAFTAAMANAQDRNAKILGIQGTRSSDSIHRELGHILWEYCGMSRERQGLETAMGKIRDLRDEFWSSIKVIGEGQQLNQNLEHAGRLADFLEFGELMVRDALVREESCGGHFREEHQTADNEAKRDDENFCHVSAWEFTEVGKEPVEHREHLEFVEVPLTTRSYK
- a CDS encoding succinate dehydrogenase/fumarate reductase iron-sulfur subunit, producing MSETLNLTLKVWRQPGPDAAGRYVEYKLTDISTHMSFLEMLDVLNEQLHEKGEEMIAFDHDCREGICGMCSLMINGQAHGPDSGTTTCQLHMRRFKNGDTIVIEPWRAKAFPVVRDLVVDRSAFDRIIEKGGFISVSTGNAPEANAIPVPAHIQETAMDAAACIGCGACAAACKNASAMLFVSAKVSHLSTLPQGEPERASRVENMVAQMDLEGFGNCTNTEECQAACPAEISVSNIARLNREYLRAKLCSKE
- the gcvT gene encoding glycine cleavage system aminomethyltransferase GcvT, which gives rise to MSDSLLSTACHQWHVDHGGRMVDFAGWEMPLLYSNITAEHHAVRKTAGLFDIAHMGRLFFSGPDACRFLDRLLTNNVESLKPGQIRYSLVTNEAGGILDDVLVYRFSDFYLLVVNASNRLKIVEWIEKQRAGFDVQIDDRTCDKFMLALQGPESLGVLNPLAEADLSEIKYYYGVETQVLGVDALVSRTGYTGEDGFEVVLDQGQAVTLWERLIADGESVGLVPAGLGCRDTLRLEAAMPLYGHELDEQTDPFTAGLNFAVKLQAADFIGKEALIAAKAREDRKVRVGFTLEGKRAAREGCPLFEGDQQVGIVTSGSFSPTLDMPIGMAYVEAKFAEPGRTLEADIRGKRFPVKLTELPFYKRDT
- a CDS encoding fatty acid desaturase family protein, giving the protein MSVTQFTEQELKDLEEKTTIPRFLFLPLGLVGLWCLAVYWPSNAIGWQAFWTLFTSYCLFCWTSCFHECSHHTLSGSKNASIWLGRVLGTAMFVPYTIYRESHIRHHAYLNKPSDWELWPYSDPNTSLGFRRVFIWFDLLLGLFMAPYIYGRIFWHKDSPLKDPKLRKAIRYEYMAMVLFWGSVIGLCAYYDAIWGLLRVWFLPHYLAGIYQNTRKFTEHLGMSSYDPMLGTRTVVGSNIITRLCTYFNFDIFVHGPHHRHPRIAHNLLLQKMDDYKEQNPDVKYPVFTSYWGAIIDMAPSFIFKPGVGMNAGAPAPAKEKKQIDNFVQDVAKEVLADQDHVSKPT
- a CDS encoding MFS transporter, with protein sequence MSITPVVPTNEEEPIYNRLFWLCYLANVILVTANALTFRFADLITYLGGTEELVGDIVSCGVFVALIARFFLGQGIDRYGVRRLWAISAIIFVFGAGGMALCRSLGWQIFALRTFFATGIAGMFTCSVVHIQQKVPQHRRTEVIGCLGSSGFVGMILGTQVSDWMLKWFPPGNDQFYALFGIPAILGVCYFLIVLAVTRNDVHRRPKVTPAAHQLLFRYWPGQVVVIAIMMGLSFTVVSVFLTRFVTQRELGGIGTFFAGYATSAFAIRILTRRWGETVGRNKMITMGLMGHAIGHLILPSITREWQLIGPSILCGFGHALLFPAVVSLGTESFPKHFRGTGTTIVLGFFDAGAIIFAPIMGSIIDRWGIVAMFYTSACIMTLTATVYTITANHSLSKDVAAAPEELCATLEEAVD